The Acidimicrobiales bacterium genome includes a region encoding these proteins:
- a CDS encoding anti-sigma factor has protein sequence MTVCLSHDEIREVLAAFALDAVDGDEAEAIELHLRDCPRCRAEVVDHREVAGALAAGHEPAPIGTWDSIVEELESSPSMRLAAVAPIAVSRLRRSLRVGVAATAAASLALFGVGVVRQEQRFDAMQAGLEDRTVLAAALAAHGNSDARQAELRSANGLVLARAVLVPDGTGYLSSDGLPRTAADRTYQLWAIVGTERISAGVLGPSPSVAPFRFAGDVVGLAITEEVAGGVVASENQPVASGLIVDA, from the coding sequence GTGACGGTTTGTCTGTCCCACGACGAGATCCGGGAGGTGCTGGCCGCCTTCGCCCTCGACGCAGTAGACGGCGATGAGGCCGAAGCGATCGAGCTACACCTGCGGGACTGTCCGCGCTGCCGCGCCGAGGTCGTTGACCACCGCGAGGTGGCCGGCGCGCTGGCCGCCGGCCACGAGCCCGCCCCCATTGGGACCTGGGACAGCATCGTCGAGGAACTCGAGTCGTCGCCCTCCATGCGCCTCGCCGCCGTGGCGCCCATCGCTGTGTCTCGGTTGCGTCGGTCGCTGCGTGTCGGCGTGGCGGCGACCGCCGCCGCCTCCCTGGCCCTCTTCGGCGTCGGCGTCGTGCGGCAGGAGCAGCGCTTCGACGCCATGCAGGCCGGCCTCGAGGACCGCACGGTCCTGGCTGCTGCGCTCGCTGCCCACGGGAACTCCGACGCCCGCCAGGCCGAGCTGCGGTCGGCCAACGGCCTCGTCTTGGCCCGCGCCGTGCTCGTTCCTGACGGCACCGGCTACCTCTCGAGCGACGGCCTCCCCCGAACCGCCGCTGACCGCACCTATCAGCTCTGGGCGATCGTCGGCACCGAACGCATCTCCGCCGGCGTGCTCGGCCCGAGCCCCAGCGTGGCGCCCTTCCGGTTCGCCGGCGACGTCGTCGGCCTCGCCATCACCGAAGAGGTCGCCGGCGGCGTAGTCGCATCCGAGAACCAGCCCGTCGCCTCCGGCCTGATCGTCGACGCCTAA
- a CDS encoding sigma-70 family RNA polymerase sigma factor translates to MVAIGRWRHDALAEAFRRHSGAVFALARRVLNDAARAEEVVQEVFLRLWNAPDRFDPGRGSLRSYLLAHAHGRAVDAVRSDSSRRRREDRDALRDSVADYDLERQVGDVIVAEHVREAVATLAPGEREAIELAYFGGHTYREVALILDEPEGTIKSRIRSGMIRLRHGLIDAEYVPS, encoded by the coding sequence GTGGTCGCCATCGGGCGGTGGCGTCACGACGCGCTCGCGGAGGCGTTCCGCCGCCACTCGGGTGCCGTCTTCGCGCTCGCCCGTCGTGTCCTGAATGACGCGGCGCGAGCCGAAGAGGTCGTGCAAGAGGTGTTCCTGCGGTTGTGGAACGCGCCGGATCGCTTCGATCCCGGCCGCGGGTCGCTGCGCTCCTACCTGCTGGCGCATGCTCACGGGAGGGCTGTCGACGCAGTCCGCTCCGACAGCTCGCGTCGCCGCCGAGAGGACCGGGACGCCCTGCGGGACTCGGTCGCCGACTATGACCTCGAACGTCAAGTCGGCGACGTGATCGTGGCCGAACACGTGCGAGAAGCGGTCGCCACCCTCGCCCCCGGGGAGCGCGAGGCCATCGAGCTCGCGTACTTCGGCGGGCACACCTACCGAGAGGTCGCCCTGATCCTCGATGAACCCGAGGGAACCATCAAGTCCCGCATCCGCTCCGGGATGATCCGGCTGCGCCACGGCCTGATCGACGCCGAGTACGTGCCGTCGTGA
- a CDS encoding plastocyanin/azurin family copper-binding protein: MGVVALVAVTTAACGGEDSSDGDGDAAPTANEVTMRLIAFRPENLTVDAGATVTWKQEDAGAHTVTSGTVEQGGAGVTEMPDDRFDSGEIATGDTFEFTFNEPGTYPYFCEIHPATMRGEVRVR, from the coding sequence GTGGGCGTCGTCGCCCTCGTGGCCGTGACAACGGCGGCGTGCGGTGGCGAGGACAGCTCCGACGGCGACGGCGACGCCGCCCCGACAGCGAACGAGGTGACGATGCGCCTGATCGCCTTCCGGCCCGAGAACCTCACGGTCGACGCCGGAGCCACCGTCACCTGGAAACAGGAGGACGCCGGCGCCCACACCGTTACATCAGGCACCGTCGAGCAAGGCGGCGCGGGCGTCACCGAGATGCCCGACGACAGGTTCGACTCGGGCGAGATCGCGACGGGCGACACCTTCGAGTTCACCTTCAACGAACCCGGCACCTATCCGTACTTCTGCGAGATCCACCCCGCCACCATGCGCGGCGAGGTGCGAGTCCGATGA